From the genome of Desulforegula conservatrix Mb1Pa:
TGAAGTAAGGTATTTAATGACGGCTGTCTCAAACCTCTCTCCAATAAAGAAATAAAAGTACGATCAAGGTCCGCTTCAAGGGCAAGCTTTTCTTGTGAAAAGCCTTTTTCAGCCCTGATTTTTTTCAAAATCTTTCCAAAAATTTCTTCTGATTTTTTCATTTCAAG
Proteins encoded in this window:
- a CDS encoding helix-turn-helix domain-containing protein produces the protein LEMKKSEEIFGKILKKIRAEKGFSQEKLALEADLDRTFISLLERGLRQPSLNTLLQISKSLDIKASEIVAQVEIELSNI